In Chryseobacterium oranimense, a single window of DNA contains:
- a CDS encoding PaaI family thioesterase: protein MTPEKKKLITDSFGRSETLKFYNAELLEVDTDFVSIKIPKMEMMTRKAGMFNGAMIASLVDVSSGYASVSHYKDDCYVVTVELKVNYLRPALGDALISRSYVIKGGAKIIVVRTEIYVLDENTGSESHVATSLVTMMRIK from the coding sequence ATGACCCCGGAAAAAAAGAAACTCATTACAGACAGCTTTGGCCGCTCCGAAACATTGAAATTCTATAACGCCGAACTCCTGGAAGTAGATACCGATTTCGTTTCCATCAAAATTCCGAAAATGGAAATGATGACCCGGAAAGCGGGAATGTTCAATGGTGCGATGATCGCTTCCCTGGTAGATGTTTCTTCCGGCTATGCTTCGGTAAGCCACTACAAAGACGACTGCTATGTAGTGACAGTGGAACTTAAGGTCAATTACCTTCGTCCTGCCCTGGGAGATGCTCTGATATCGCGGTCTTACGTTATAAAAGGAGGTGCAAAAATTATTGTGGTAAGAACTGAGATCTATGTGCTGGACGAAAATACGGGCTCTGAAAGTCATGTAGCCACTTCACTGGTAACTATGATGAGGATCAAATAA
- a CDS encoding phage holin family protein, with protein sequence MNLIIRLLITAIVAYLLTKVLPGVHFEGFSSAIIFAIVLGVLNIFVKPILGLLGLPLTIITLGLFALVINALIILIADYFIDSMVVDGFWWALIFSVLLSFVTSLANSMFSDGD encoded by the coding sequence ATGAACTTAATTATCAGGCTGCTGATTACAGCAATTGTTGCTTACCTTTTAACTAAGGTGCTTCCGGGTGTACATTTCGAAGGATTTTCTTCGGCGATTATTTTTGCCATCGTTCTCGGGGTATTAAATATTTTTGTGAAACCTATTCTGGGGCTTTTAGGATTGCCATTAACCATCATTACTTTAGGTTTATTTGCCTTGGTAATCAATGCATTGATTATTCTGATTGCAGATTATTTTATAGACAGCATGGTTGTCGACGGTTTCTGGTGGGCGCTGATCTTTAGTGTACTGCTGTCCTTCGTGACTTCGCTGGCCAACTCCATGTTTTCTGATGGAGATTAA